Proteins from one Pongo abelii isolate AG06213 chromosome 7, NHGRI_mPonAbe1-v2.0_pri, whole genome shotgun sequence genomic window:
- the NAT1 gene encoding arylamine N-acetyltransferase 1 yields the protein MDIEAYLERIGYKKSRNKLDLETLTDILQHQIRAVPFENLNIHCGEAMDLGLEAIFDQVVRRNRGGWCLQVNHLLYWALTSIGFETTMLGGYVYSTPAKKYSTGMIHLLLQVTIDSRNYIVDAGFGRSYQMWQPLELISGKDQPQVPCIFRLTEENGFWYLDQIRREQYIPNEEFLNCDLLEDSKYRKIYSFTLEPRTIEDFESMNTYLQTSPASVFTSKSFCSLQTPDGVHCLVGFTLTYRRFNYKDNTDLIEFKTLNEEEIEKVLKNIFNISLERKLVPKHGDRFFTI from the coding sequence ATGGACATTGAAGCATATCTTGAAAGAATTGGCTATAAGAAGTCTAGGAACAAATTGGACTTGGAAACATTAACTGACATTCTTCAGCACCAGATCCGAGCTGTTCCATTTGAGAACCTTAACATCCATTGCGGGGAAGCCATGGACTTAGGCTTAGAGGCCATTTTTGATCAAGTTGTGAGAAGAAATCGGGGTGGATGGTGTCTCCAGGTCAATCATCTTCTGTACTGGGCTCTGACCTCTATTGGTTTTGAGACCACGATGTTGGGAGGGTATGTTTACAGCACTCCAGCCAAAAAATACAGCACTGGCATGATTCACCTTCTTCTGCAGGTGACCATTGACAGCAGGAACTACATTGTCGATGCTGGGTTTGGACGCTCATACCAAATGTGGCAGCCTCTGGAGTTAATTTCTGGGAAGGATCAGCCTCAGGTGCCTTGCATCTTCCGCTTGACGGAAGAGAATGGATTCTGGTATCTAGACCAAATCAGAAGGGAACAGTACATTCCAAATGAAGAATTTCTTAATTGTGATCTCCTAGAAGACAGCAAATACCGAAAAATCTACTCCTTTACTCTTGAGCCTCGAACAATTGAAGATTTTGAGTCTATGAATACATACCTGCAGACATCTCCAGCATCTGTGTTTACTAGTAAATCATTTTGTTCCTTGCAGACCCCAGATGGGGTTCACTGTTTGGTGGGCTTCACCCTCACCTATAGGAGATTCAATTATAAGGACAATACAGATCTGATAGAGTTCAAGACTCTGaatgaggaagaaatagaaaaagtgctgaaaaatatatttaatatttccttGGAGAGAAAGCTTGTGCCCAAACATGGTGATAGATTTTTTACTATTTAG